One window from the genome of Grus americana isolate bGruAme1 chromosome 14, bGruAme1.mat, whole genome shotgun sequence encodes:
- the ITK gene encoding tyrosine-protein kinase ITK/TSK: protein MSWETTVLGSAMNNCVLLEELLIKKSQQKRRTSPSNFKVRFFVLTKSKLAYYEHRHGKKRTLKGYVELSRIKCVEIVKSDIIIPCQYKYPFQIVHDNYILYVFAPNRESRQRWVFTLKEETRNNNSLVSKCHPDFWIDGKWRCCAQTEKMAAGCVEYDPTKNASKKPLPPTPEDNWKLLLDPKEAIVMAIYDYEAQNPQELTLQYNEEYYVIDSSEEHWWLIQDKNGHEGYVPSSYLVEKSPENLQIYEWYNKNISRSKAETLLKDEGREGAFMVRDSRQPGMYTVSVFTKALSTDNNPVIKHYHINETTDFPKRYYLAEKHVFDCIPELINYHQHNAGGLVTRLRYAVSSWRKKAPITAGLSYGKLVIHPSELTRVQEIGSGQFGVVYLGYLLEKTKVAIKTIREGAMSEEDFIEEAKVLMKLSHPKLVQLYGVCFENVPICLVLEFMENGCLSDYLRSQRGSFSKETLLGMCQDVCEGMAYLEQNSVIHRDLAARNCLVGESHVVKVSDFGMSRIVLDDQYTSSTGTKFPVKWSAPEVFSYSNYSTKSDVWSFGVLMWEVFSEGKIPYENRTNGEVVEEINAGFRLYKPKLASKAIYEVMSHCWRMRKDDRPSFSVLLYQLSEISEFDL from the exons aaaaaaaggacGTTGAAGGGTTATGTGGAACTTTCCAGGATTAAATGTGTGGAAATTGTGAAAAGTGACATCATCATTCCCTGTCAGTATAAATATCCCTTCCAG ATCGTCCACGATAACTACATACTCTATGTGTTCGCACCCAATCGTGAGAGCCGACAGAGATGGGTCTTTACGCTGAAGGAAG AAACCAGAAACAACAACAGTTTGGTTTCAAAGTGTCACCCAGATTTTTGGATAGATGGCAAGTGGAGATGCTGTGCTCAGACAGAGAAGATGGCAGCTGGCTGCGTGGAGTATGACCCCACCAAAAATG CCTCAAAGAAGCCTCTTCCTCCCACTCCTGAAGATAACTGG AAATTGTTGCTAGACCCAAAGGAAGCCATAGTCATGGCCATATACGACTATGAAGCCCAGAATCCGCAGGAGCTGACATTACAATATAATGAGGAATATTATGTGATTGACAGCTCTGAGGAACATTGGTGGCTGATTCAAGATAAGAATGG GCATGAAGGCTACGTGCCAAGTAGCTACCTGGTGGAAAAATCACCCGAGAATCTGCAAATATATGA ATGGTACAATAAGAACatcagcagaagcaaagcagaaacactCCTCAAGGATGAG ggaagggaaggtgccTTCATGGTGAGAGATTCGAGGCAGCCGGGCATGTACACAGTCTCTGTTTTCACCAAAGCATTGAG CACGGATAACAATCCCGTTATAAAGCATTATCACATCAATGAGACAACTGACTTTCCCAAGAGATATTACTTGGCAGAAAAGCACGTGTTTGACTGCATCCCTGAACTCATCAACTATCACCAGCACAACGCAGGAG GTCTTGTCACTCGTTTGCGGTATGCAGTCTCTTCTTGGAGAAAAAAGGCCCCAAtcactgcagggctgagctACG GAAAATTGGTCATTCACCCCTCTGAGCTCACCCGTGTACAGGAAATTGGCAGCGGTCAGTTTGGGGTGGTCTACCTTGGCTACTTGCTGGAGAAGACAAAAGTAGCCATAAAGACCATTCGTGAAGGAGCAATGTCTGAAGAAGATTTCATCGAGGAAGCTAAAGTCTTGAT GAAGCTGTCTCACCCCAAGCTAGTCCAGCTTTATGGCGTGTGCTTTGAGAACGTTCCCATTTGCCTGGTGCTTGAGTTCATGGAGAACGGCTGCTTGTCTGACTACCTCAGGAGCCAGCGGGGcagcttttcaaaggaaacCCTGCTGGGGATGTGCCAAGATGTGTGCGAAGGAATGGCTTATCTGGAACAAAACTCTGTCATCCACAGAGACCTG GCCGCCAGGAACTGCCTGGTGGGGGAATCCCACGTGGTCAAAGTGTCCGATTTCGGGATGTCGAG gatTGTCCTTGACGATCAGTATACCAGCTCCACGGGTACCAAGTTTCCAGTCAAGTGGTCTGCTCCAGAGGTTTTCTCCTACAGCAACTACAGCACCAAATCTGACGTTTGGTCGTTTG GAGTGCTGATGTGGGAGGTCTTCAGTGAAGGTAAAATCCCCTACGAGAACCGCACCAATGGAGAAGTAGTGGAAGAAATCAATGCAGGATTTCGGCTCTACAAACCCAAGCTGGCCTCCAAGGCAATTTATGAAGTCATGAGCCACTGCTGGAGGATG AGGAAAGATGACCGGCcatccttttctgttctgctgtatCAGCTGAGTGAAATCTCTGAGTTTGATCTGTAA